The genome window GTGATAGCCATAATGATCGGCAATGACCGCGGCATTCTTGCGAAAAGCCATGCGGAACCAGCGCAGTTGGCGCAGGCGATGCCGTAAATCCGGCATGTGGACCAATTCGTCTCTAAACAGAAAATCCATGCCTTCTCACTTTCAATTTCAGTGTAGCACGTCATACGCTTTCATGCAGCACAAGCCAAGTTTTCAGCGGCTCAGGAAATCATACATATTGACATTGCAAAAAACAAATGTTCTATATTTTTTCGTTCGATCATAGCATATGTTGGCGGTCGGGCATTGGGAGGTTGAAGACATGGCGATGTGGCAATGGGGATTGCTGGCCCTTGGTTTCTTGTGGGCGTTGCAGTCACTGGGCGTCTGGTACCAGATGCGCCACTACAGCGATGTGATGAAGGGCATCACTTCCAAATATAATGATGGATTTGTCGGCGCGGGCAATGTTCGCGGGCGGTTTGGCAAAGGGGTGATCGTTCTCATTCTCGTCACGCCTGATCTCACCATCCAGCGTTTTTTGGTTATGAGCGGCCGGTCGGTTTTTGCGAAATTCAAGCGGCGCACGGAGTTCGAGGGTATCTCGCTCGATGCACTGCGGACAGATCCGGTCATGGCCGGTGTGGAGGAGCCCGCTATGGCCAAGGCGGCAGAACGGGCGATTGAACAAATAGACAAGGCAAGGGCAGAACCGACGCGGCCGGGTCTAATTGGGATTAAGGCAGTCAACGCATAGGGACGGCCGTTTCGGAAGGGCGGTCGATTAGGAGGAGGGAACATGTCA of Phyllobacterium zundukense contains these proteins:
- a CDS encoding transcriptional regulator GutM → MAMWQWGLLALGFLWALQSLGVWYQMRHYSDVMKGITSKYNDGFVGAGNVRGRFGKGVIVLILVTPDLTIQRFLVMSGRSVFAKFKRRTEFEGISLDALRTDPVMAGVEEPAMAKAAERAIEQIDKARAEPTRPGLIGIKAVNA